A window of Pseudodesulfovibrio hydrargyri contains these coding sequences:
- a CDS encoding cytidylate kinase family protein, whose product MKKTCKRIFVAIVGLGVMAFGVAFSVKANLGVSPISCIPYVYSLKLDLSLGELTILMNTLFVLAQFLILRKRYTLLHLSQLAAVTVFGFCIDLALYAIDSLSVSTYVWQVLVCLLSCVLIALGVFSLVKAKLTYLPGDGLAVVVSDTFKKEFGKLKVSLDSSMVVIGLASSFVFLHRLEGIREGTVIAALLVGSLVKFYNSRIHWLDAWLGNDVAGMEGLAAVDGALGQHLVVTISREYGSGGHGIGREIAKKLGIDFYDKELINITARESGFTEEYIRQNEQKLAGTLLDELYMQSYAYVQDELPPSDVLFLVQSKIIREIAAKGPCVIVGRCANFVLKDNPNCFNVFIHADEEFRKAKMVNEYGVDASISNKELEKMDRERANYCLEYTGENWRDSTNYHIAINSAAYGNEAEIANKIIGIIPEGILHPQGEPAELKEAA is encoded by the coding sequence TTGAAAAAAACATGTAAAAGAATTTTCGTCGCCATCGTCGGCCTGGGCGTCATGGCCTTCGGCGTGGCGTTCTCCGTGAAAGCCAACCTGGGCGTGTCGCCCATCTCCTGCATACCGTACGTCTACAGCCTGAAGCTTGATCTGTCCCTGGGCGAGTTGACCATCCTGATGAACACCCTGTTCGTCCTGGCCCAGTTCCTGATCCTGCGGAAGCGGTACACCCTGCTGCACCTCTCGCAACTGGCCGCGGTCACGGTGTTCGGCTTCTGCATCGACCTGGCCCTGTACGCCATCGACAGCCTCTCCGTGTCCACATACGTGTGGCAGGTTCTGGTCTGCCTGCTGAGCTGCGTGCTTATCGCCTTGGGCGTCTTTTCCCTGGTCAAGGCCAAGCTCACCTATCTCCCGGGCGACGGCCTGGCCGTAGTGGTCTCAGACACCTTCAAGAAGGAGTTCGGCAAGCTGAAGGTCTCGTTGGACAGCTCCATGGTCGTCATCGGCCTGGCCAGCTCCTTCGTCTTCCTGCACAGGCTGGAAGGCATCCGCGAAGGGACGGTCATCGCCGCGCTCCTGGTCGGCTCCCTGGTCAAATTCTACAACAGCAGGATACATTGGCTCGACGCCTGGCTGGGCAACGACGTCGCCGGGATGGAGGGGCTTGCGGCCGTGGACGGAGCGCTCGGCCAGCATCTCGTGGTCACGATTTCCCGCGAATACGGCAGCGGCGGACACGGTATCGGCCGGGAAATCGCGAAGAAACTGGGGATCGACTTCTACGACAAGGAGTTGATCAACATCACCGCCAGGGAAAGCGGCTTTACCGAGGAATACATCCGGCAGAACGAACAGAAACTGGCCGGTACGCTGCTCGATGAACTCTACATGCAGAGCTACGCCTATGTGCAGGACGAGCTCCCTCCGTCCGATGTGCTGTTCCTGGTGCAGAGCAAGATCATCCGGGAGATCGCGGCCAAGGGCCCCTGCGTCATCGTGGGGCGTTGCGCCAATTTCGTCCTCAAGGACAATCCCAACTGCTTCAACGTCTTCATCCACGCGGACGAGGAATTCCGCAAGGCCAAGATGGTCAACGAATACGGCGTGGACGCGTCGATTTCCAACAAGGAACTGGAAAAGATGGACCGCGAACGGGCCAATTACTGTCTGGAATACACGGGCGAAAACTGGCGGGATTCGACCAACTACCACATCGCCATAAACAGCGCGGCATACGGCAATGAGGCGGAGATCGCCAACAAGATCATCGGAATCATCCCCGAAGGAATCCTGCATCCCCAAGGCGAACCCGCGGAACTGAAAGAGGCCGCTTAG
- the rocD gene encoding ornithine--oxo-acid transaminase, translated as MQSDRYILLEDEYGAHNYKPLDVVIQRGRGVWVWDVDGNRYMDCLSAYSAVNQGHCHPKIRRALVEQAEKLTLTSRAFRNDQLGPLYKELCDLTNSHKVLPMNSGAEAVETAIKAVRKWGYQVKGVPEDKAEIIVCRNNFHGRTITIVSFSTDPVSTTGFGPFTPGFKVVDFGDAEALREAITPNTVAFLVEPIQGEAGVIIPPNGYLRDVRRICDEAGIVLILDEIQTGLGRTGKLLAEQHEGIEADLTLIGKALSGGFYPVSAVLSNTEVLGVLKPGEHGSTFGGNPLACAVARAALRVLTEENLIENAREMGEYFLKGLKSIDNPRIREVRGKGLLIGVEFAPGAGGARGYCERLKEAGLLCKETHETIIRFAPPLVVTRDEVDWALERIAPVLGA; from the coding sequence ATGCAATCCGACCGATACATCCTGCTTGAAGACGAATACGGCGCCCACAACTACAAGCCGCTGGACGTGGTCATTCAGCGCGGCCGGGGCGTCTGGGTCTGGGACGTGGACGGCAACAGGTACATGGACTGCCTGTCCGCCTACTCGGCCGTGAACCAGGGCCACTGCCACCCGAAGATCAGGCGGGCCCTGGTCGAGCAGGCCGAAAAGCTGACCCTGACCTCGCGCGCCTTCCGCAACGACCAGCTCGGCCCGCTCTACAAGGAGCTGTGCGACCTGACCAACTCCCACAAGGTCCTGCCCATGAACTCCGGGGCCGAGGCCGTGGAGACCGCCATCAAGGCCGTGCGCAAGTGGGGCTACCAGGTCAAGGGCGTGCCCGAGGACAAGGCCGAGATCATCGTCTGCCGCAACAACTTCCACGGCCGGACCATCACCATCGTCTCGTTCTCCACCGATCCGGTATCCACCACCGGTTTCGGCCCGTTCACCCCGGGCTTCAAGGTCGTCGACTTCGGCGACGCCGAGGCGCTCAGGGAGGCGATCACCCCCAACACCGTGGCCTTCCTCGTGGAGCCCATCCAGGGCGAGGCGGGCGTGATCATCCCGCCCAACGGCTATCTGCGCGACGTCCGGCGCATCTGCGATGAGGCGGGCATCGTCCTCATCCTGGACGAGATCCAGACCGGCCTGGGCCGCACCGGCAAGCTTTTGGCCGAACAGCACGAGGGGATCGAGGCCGACCTGACACTGATCGGCAAGGCCCTGTCCGGCGGCTTCTACCCGGTCTCGGCCGTACTCTCCAACACCGAGGTACTGGGCGTGCTCAAGCCCGGCGAACACGGCTCCACCTTTGGCGGCAACCCGCTGGCCTGCGCCGTGGCCCGAGCAGCCCTCAGGGTCCTGACCGAGGAGAATCTCATCGAAAACGCCCGAGAGATGGGCGAATACTTTCTGAAGGGCCTGAAGAGCATCGACAATCCCAGGATTCGGGAGGTCCGGGGCAAGGGGCTGCTCATCGGCGTGGAGTTCGCGCCCGGCGCGGGCGGCGCGCGCGGGTACTGCGAACGGCTCAAGGAGGCGGGCCTGCTCTGCAAGGAGACCCACGAGACCATCATCCGCTTCGCCCCGCCGCTGGTCGTCACCCGGGACGAGGTCGACTGGGCGCTTGAGCGCATCGCGCCCGTGCTCGGCGCGTAG
- a CDS encoding PAS domain-containing hybrid sensor histidine kinase/response regulator: MTHPDTSERAETPSEESPRTGRGESFIDPACFRGLCDALGDGVIKTDIDGLILEANPAFCELLGRERGELLGRTVLDFTPEKDRLRDRETIRGLLKSGRSSHEFEKGLVTGDGRELLVRVNCWLQRGEAGEPPALWGIFRDVTDRRAAERMARESLEKYRFLAENAADVIWTMDNDCRYTYVSPSVKRVRGFTPEEMVGMCADEAVSADSMAATRKAWESVDARADGPADASSTIRLEMRFRKKDGSMIWGESMARRLWDEHGNAVGYIGTTRDITERKRIEERLRTSEHFLQAMINATGDSVGLFKVDGTVLAMNRNMARFLGLDREADAGQSVFDFIPEGLRPMVREAFSRVAEARSPMSEQVVWSGRILDGVIYPVLDGDEATAIAVYGRDVTEARFAEEARKKTQEQYRLIVETANEGILGLDANQVITYANKIVADFLGCRVDEVIGRSMLDFVAPSDWEENLRRIEQKGLGRRERYERRFLRRDGAEIWGMVSSTPLMAEDGRQLGAFAMIADITEVKQAHERLLNILDGISADIYVSDFESNEILFMNAGMCDFYGPIEDGMACHRIIRGLDRRCPNCPKEKLVDENGEAVDTLVSERFYERRGRWHLTHDRAIRWLEGRLVHMHMAADITELKSMAAELEKAMTKAEAASLAKNEFLANMSHEIRTPLNGLLGMLQLMQLSELVPMQRDYLETALNSGRSLLQVLNDILDLSKVESGKLELEAIPFELGEVLDQVVSTFRHSVEERGVAMRWDIDEGLARHFVADKGRLRQILFNLVGNAVKFTESGSIEVRAHPLESGARDGAIRLLFEVSDTGIGIPRDKVDAVFDPFTQVDGSTTRKYQGTGLGLGIVRRLVQLMDGSISVDTEVGEGTTIYFTIQARPAEPSDDPVGVPAATESGGLSILVAEDERVNRVVVQRILEKLGHRVECVGSGEEALQALRERPFDLFLSDIQMPGLDGVATTKVIRGDLGLDIPVIALTAHAMQGDRDRFIEAGMNGYVSKPFEIDRLQQEIERVMDRPESRTD, translated from the coding sequence ATGACGCATCCTGATACGAGCGAACGGGCCGAGACGCCCTCGGAAGAATCGCCCCGGACCGGTCGGGGGGAATCCTTTATCGATCCCGCCTGCTTCAGGGGGCTGTGCGACGCATTGGGCGACGGGGTGATCAAGACCGACATCGACGGGCTCATCCTCGAGGCCAACCCGGCCTTTTGCGAGCTGCTCGGGCGCGAGCGGGGGGAGCTGCTCGGCAGGACCGTGCTCGACTTCACCCCCGAGAAAGACCGGCTCCGCGATCGCGAGACGATCCGCGGCCTGCTCAAATCCGGCCGATCCTCCCACGAATTCGAAAAAGGGCTGGTTACCGGCGACGGCCGGGAATTGCTGGTCAGGGTCAACTGCTGGCTGCAGCGCGGCGAGGCGGGCGAGCCTCCGGCCCTGTGGGGCATCTTCCGGGACGTCACCGACCGGCGCGCGGCCGAGAGGATGGCCCGCGAGAGCCTGGAAAAGTACCGCTTCCTGGCCGAGAACGCGGCCGACGTCATCTGGACCATGGACAACGACTGCCGGTACACCTACGTCAGCCCGTCCGTGAAGCGCGTCCGGGGGTTCACCCCCGAGGAAATGGTCGGCATGTGCGCCGACGAGGCCGTGTCAGCCGACTCCATGGCCGCCACCCGGAAGGCCTGGGAGTCCGTGGACGCCCGCGCGGACGGCCCCGCGGACGCCTCGTCCACCATACGGCTGGAGATGCGCTTCAGGAAGAAGGACGGGTCCATGATCTGGGGCGAATCCATGGCCCGGCGGCTGTGGGACGAGCACGGCAACGCCGTGGGCTACATCGGCACCACCCGCGACATCACCGAGCGCAAGCGCATCGAGGAGCGGCTGCGCACCAGCGAACATTTTCTGCAGGCCATGATCAACGCCACCGGGGACTCGGTGGGGCTGTTCAAGGTGGACGGCACGGTCCTGGCCATGAACCGGAACATGGCCCGTTTCCTGGGCCTGGACAGGGAGGCGGACGCCGGGCAGAGCGTCTTCGACTTCATCCCCGAGGGATTGCGGCCCATGGTTCGCGAGGCCTTTTCCCGGGTGGCCGAGGCGCGCTCCCCCATGTCCGAGCAGGTGGTCTGGTCCGGGAGGATTCTCGACGGGGTCATCTATCCCGTGCTGGACGGGGACGAGGCCACGGCCATCGCCGTGTACGGCCGGGACGTGACCGAGGCGCGGTTCGCCGAGGAAGCCCGCAAGAAGACCCAGGAGCAGTACCGGCTCATCGTCGAGACCGCCAACGAGGGCATCCTCGGCCTGGACGCGAACCAGGTCATCACCTACGCCAACAAGATCGTGGCCGATTTCCTCGGCTGCCGGGTGGATGAGGTCATCGGCCGGAGCATGCTCGACTTCGTGGCCCCGTCCGATTGGGAGGAGAACCTGCGGCGCATCGAGCAGAAGGGGCTGGGCAGGCGCGAGCGCTACGAGCGCCGTTTCCTGCGCAGGGACGGTGCCGAGATATGGGGCATGGTCTCGTCCACGCCGCTCATGGCCGAGGACGGCAGGCAGCTCGGGGCGTTCGCCATGATCGCGGACATCACCGAGGTCAAGCAGGCCCACGAGCGGCTGCTGAACATCCTGGACGGGATCAGCGCGGACATCTACGTCAGCGATTTCGAGAGCAACGAGATCCTGTTCATGAACGCGGGCATGTGCGATTTTTACGGCCCCATCGAGGACGGCATGGCCTGCCACAGAATCATCCGCGGCCTGGACCGCCGCTGTCCGAACTGCCCCAAGGAGAAACTGGTGGACGAGAACGGCGAGGCCGTGGACACCCTGGTTTCGGAGCGGTTCTACGAGCGGCGCGGGCGCTGGCACCTCACCCACGACCGGGCCATCCGCTGGCTGGAGGGGCGGCTGGTGCACATGCACATGGCCGCGGACATCACCGAACTCAAGTCCATGGCCGCCGAGCTGGAAAAGGCCATGACCAAGGCCGAGGCCGCCAGCCTGGCCAAGAACGAATTCCTGGCCAACATGAGCCACGAGATCCGCACCCCGCTCAACGGGCTGCTCGGCATGCTCCAGCTCATGCAGCTGAGCGAGCTGGTTCCCATGCAGCGGGACTACCTGGAGACGGCCCTGAATTCGGGCCGCAGCCTGCTCCAGGTGCTCAACGACATCCTCGACCTGTCCAAGGTGGAGTCGGGCAAGCTCGAACTGGAAGCCATTCCCTTCGAGCTGGGCGAGGTCCTGGACCAGGTGGTCTCCACCTTCCGCCACTCGGTGGAGGAGCGGGGCGTGGCCATGCGCTGGGATATCGACGAGGGGTTGGCCCGCCATTTCGTGGCCGACAAGGGGCGGCTGCGCCAGATTCTCTTCAACCTGGTGGGCAACGCGGTCAAGTTCACGGAGAGCGGCTCCATCGAGGTCCGGGCCCACCCCTTGGAATCCGGGGCCAGGGATGGCGCCATCCGGCTGCTCTTCGAGGTCTCGGACACCGGCATCGGCATCCCCCGCGACAAGGTGGACGCCGTGTTCGACCCCTTCACCCAGGTGGACGGCTCCACCACCCGCAAGTATCAGGGCACCGGCCTGGGGCTGGGCATCGTCCGGCGGCTGGTCCAGCTCATGGACGGCTCCATCAGCGTGGACACCGAGGTGGGCGAGGGCACGACCATCTATTTCACCATACAGGCCCGCCCGGCCGAGCCGTCGGACGATCCGGTCGGCGTTCCGGCGGCGACGGAGAGCGGCGGCCTGTCCATCCTGGTGGCCGAGGACGAGCGGGTCAACCGCGTGGTAGTCCAGCGCATTCTGGAAAAGCTTGGCCACAGGGTGGAGTGCGTGGGCAGCGGCGAGGAGGCCCTCCAGGCCCTCAGGGAGCGGCCCTTCGACCTCTTCCTGTCGGACATCCAGATGCCCGGCCTGGACGGGGTGGCCACCACCAAGGTCATACGCGGCGACCTCGGCCTGGACATCCCGGTCATCGCCCTGACCGCCCACGCCATGCAGGGCGACCGCGACCGCTTCATCGAGGCGGGCATGAACGGCTACGTGTCCAAGCCGTTCGAGATAGACCGTTTGCAGCAGGAAATCGAGCGGGTCATGGACAGACCCGAATCCCGGACGGACTAG
- the selD gene encoding selenide, water dikinase SelD: MEKLKLVQMVKAAGUAAKITPGDLEIALSGLGVRPDNRVLAGGPGDNEDAAVLSFPAGKALVQTVDFFTPVVNDPYRFGRIAAANALSDVYAMGGEPWAAMNIVCFPADRLPMSVLAEVLRGGKDTVEEAGAVPSGGHSVDDPEIKYGLAVSGIVDPDRFASNRGVRPGDELILTKPIGTGVLATAVKGEMPGCDEMEDLLFETCGRLNKTGGMVIRELGLTGATDITGFGLGGHMIELAEASRVTLELRMHDVPLLPGALDMASMGLLPAGSICNRRHYLPKVRVADGLDPVHFDMMFDAQTSGGLILAVPPGLVARAMTMLERAGEPAALVGRALPAAAGDPPLAIV, from the coding sequence ATGGAAAAGTTGAAACTGGTCCAGATGGTCAAAGCCGCGGGCTGAGCGGCCAAGATCACTCCGGGGGACCTGGAGATCGCACTTTCGGGCCTTGGGGTCCGGCCAGACAACCGCGTGCTCGCCGGAGGCCCCGGCGACAACGAGGACGCTGCCGTTTTGTCTTTTCCGGCGGGCAAGGCCCTGGTCCAGACCGTGGATTTCTTCACCCCGGTGGTCAACGATCCCTACCGCTTCGGGCGCATCGCCGCGGCCAACGCCCTGTCCGACGTCTACGCCATGGGCGGCGAGCCGTGGGCGGCCATGAACATCGTCTGCTTCCCGGCGGACAGGCTGCCCATGTCCGTGCTGGCCGAGGTGCTGCGCGGCGGCAAGGACACGGTGGAGGAGGCGGGCGCGGTGCCCAGCGGAGGGCACAGCGTGGACGACCCGGAGATCAAGTACGGCCTGGCCGTGTCCGGGATCGTGGACCCGGACCGCTTCGCCTCCAACCGGGGCGTCCGTCCCGGCGACGAGCTGATCCTGACCAAGCCCATCGGCACGGGCGTGCTGGCCACGGCGGTCAAGGGCGAGATGCCCGGCTGCGACGAGATGGAGGACCTGCTTTTCGAGACCTGCGGGCGGTTGAACAAGACCGGCGGCATGGTCATCCGCGAGCTCGGCCTGACCGGGGCCACGGACATCACCGGCTTCGGCCTGGGCGGCCACATGATCGAGCTGGCCGAGGCCAGCCGGGTGACGCTTGAGCTGCGCATGCACGACGTGCCGCTTCTGCCCGGCGCGCTGGACATGGCCTCCATGGGGCTTCTGCCCGCCGGGTCCATCTGCAACCGCCGCCACTACCTGCCCAAGGTCAGGGTCGCCGACGGGCTCGATCCCGTCCACTTCGACATGATGTTCGACGCCCAGACCTCGGGCGGACTTATCCTGGCCGTGCCGCCGGGGCTGGTGGCCAGGGCCATGACCATGCTCGAGCGGGCCGGGGAACCCGCCGCCCTGGTGGGCCGGGCCCTGCCTGCCGCCGCCGGGGACCCGCCCCTGGCCATCGTCTAG